The sequence ATTGGCAAGTTCGCGCGCAGAGGCTGCGTCCAACCCGGGAATGTAAAGCATCCGAGAGCAGCCTCTCCCTTCACTCCATCCCAACTCTCCCAACACCTCTCATTCTTCAGCTCTCGGCTGCTCTACATTCCTTTGGTTGTTAGGCCGTTGGTGTGGACTGTTCATGACGCTCAATACACTGGTCGCAAACCCAACGACCGTCCAGCTCACAGCCAGGCATCAAACCATCAATCGCGTCGAGCTGAGTCCGGTCAGTCGCCCAAGAAGAACAGTAAGAGCAGCGGCGCGCGTTCTTTGCGCCAGCGGCTGAACTCTCCAGATAGTGAAACGTCGTGGACTCGCGACTCCACTCCACAGACTCCGACGCCACCGCCCGCTCAACCGCCCGCTGGATGCGAGTAGCGATACGGTCGCGTAACTCGCGCATCCGCGCCTCGTCGCACGGCGCTTTCACGAGAATGCTCGTGGAGATAAGGATGTCTTGATGCTTGGACATGGTGGAACGGCCTAACGAAACTGCTCAGGGACGCGCCGGTATGGACGCTCAACCTGAAACCCAGGTGCTGTCGGCGCGTTCACTGGAGTAGCCTCGTTAGCCTGTGAATATCTCATCTCCATAGTCCTCTCAGCATGAACTCCTCAAGACTTGGCGCGAGCTCGTGGATGCCACCGAAGTTGTGGTCCTCGACAACCACTCGGCCGCTGGCTGCCTCTATGCCGAACGGATTGCCTGCGCCGTCCCAACCAATGATGAAAACGTCCCGCATCGTCCAACCGCGTGGTGGGCCAAACTCCCGACGAAACTTGGCGTGACTCTTGGTGAGGTGAACGATGTCGTCCACCTCCTCCGCTCCGAAATGACCGCCACCGCATGCGAGAAGAAACCAACGATAGTCTGATGGAATCGCGCCGTAACTCGCCTCGAACTCGCGCAACTCCTCCTCTGTGGCCGGCTCTCGACGCAACGACTCCGGCATCGCTACGATGTGCTCCTGAATCTTCTGTTTGGCGTCCGGTGAAAGCATGACGTGGTCGAGCAGGCTAACGAAACTACTCAGGGACGCGCCGGTATAGACGCTCAACCTGAAACCTGGATGCTGTCGGCGCGTTCGCCGGAGTAGGCTGGTTAGCTCCGGTCATGCGGGTATCCATCGAAACGCGATGTCCGATGCCTCAATAATCCAACGCCCACGCTCCCATTCAATCTCATGGACGAGGTGATTCTCGGAGGAAAGTGTGAACTCGTCACAAAGCCAATCTCCTAACCCGTCGGCCGAACCTAGGGCATTCAGAGAGTAACGGTAGACAATCGGATATTGCAGCTCGATGAACCCGTCGTGATAAGCTCCGAAAAGTCTTACTTGAATGCCCGTGTGACGAAGCTCGCTCCGCTCGCCACGCCCGATTTCAGAAATCACTACCTTCTCCAACCAAGAATCGTGGGGGCACTTGTGATCCCGCGGGTCCTGCCACCATTCCGCCGTTGCGAGCTCGTATGCGCCGGGTGGGAATCCACTGCGGTTCTCGTGCAGGTAATGTTGATACCGACGATACGCCCCGAATACGTCCGCCTCTCGATCCTGACTCAAGTAATATGCCATGTCAGAGCTAACGAAACCACTGAGCCACAGCCCGCCGCTCGAGAATGAACTCGGACGAAACCAGGGATGCAGGAACGGTAATCATGTGAAAAACTCGGAGGCTAAGGGCTGTTGGATCGAGTGGGCTTGTTGGCTCTCAGCCCCCGTGCGCAACGGGAACCACGTCCGACACCACTCCGCTTGAGTCAACAGTAGCCTCATCAAACAATTCTGTTGCGAGGGAGTGCCACTTTGGCTTGATCCAGGGAAGCCGCAATCCTAGGAACTTGCGGTATCCGTGGCGGGTCAGTCGATAGCGTATCTGTCCGTTGTGCACCATTTTAAGTGCGACGTCTGAGTCAGACAAGCGACGAGCCACGAGTCGGAATGTGGTATCGCTTTGGCCGGCGGTAAAGCCCGCCAACGAGATCTCCATGGTCACGAAGCCCAACTCACGCTCGGTGTCAGTGATCTCCAAGGGGAATATCGAAGGTATCTCAAATGCGCTCATGATCTTGTTTCGAGCCAACGTCCCCACTGAGCCACAGCCCGCCGACCGAGAACCAGCTCGGACGAAACCAGGGATCCGGGAACGGTAATCATGTAAAAAACTCGAAGGCTAAGGGCTGTTGGATCGAGTGGGCTTGTTGGACTTTGCGCCAGCCTTACTAATGGCGCGGATACCTAAAAGACTGGTTATAAAAAGGAAAGCTGAAAGGATGAGACATTGACCGCCCAGTCGGGAATGGAAAGCACCCAATTTGTATCCATCGTGGACTGACCGCTCATAAGCATCCGCAACATAAGGGTCGCATTGTGCTAGCTCCTTTGGTGTAAGACCGAGATGCGGGCTGAGATGGTCTGGCTGCTGCCTGCTTGTGTCCAGAAGATCGTGACGGCCTCGATATTGGTTGTGAGATGTGGCAACAATCCCTGTCCATATTCCATAGGGCACTGATACAACTGACGCTATCAACATGATCACGAAGAATGATTTCACCACATGCCTTTCGTCATCGGCTCATTTGCAGTCCAACGCAAACGCTCACCGACCGCCGTCGTAAGAAGGCGCTGGCAGCGAATCCAGCGTCCGTAAATTGAAAGGGCACCAGACCATCGGAGGACGGCGGCGGTTCGTGTGGAGCATCTTGTTCGGCATTTTTACAATCCGCCAAGAACAGCGTCGAAATACTCTCGGACCTTTCGGTCAGATCCGAATACTGAAACTCCAATCAACACGATCCCTCCAGCGCCAAATACACAACCCACACAAAGTAGCAGTGCTTCTGGATACTGATTCGCACGAAAATCGTCCCAGAAATAGCGACCAATGGTCCAACCCAAAAATCCTAAACTAGCGGCACACCCCAGCAGCACAGCTCGACGCCCTCCCTCTCGGTGACCCAGCACGAGGTTCCCCAAGACAAAAAGCCCGACTCCAATGGCCAAAACAATGGAGCAGAATGCCAACTCTTTGAGGGTGGTCGGAAGGGGCATGCTCTTAAGCCGAACGTCCAATCGTGACTGACCGCCGCCATAAGAGGGCGATCGACGAAGTGGCTGATACAGTGATGGTCATGAGGTCCGGAATCCCGATGCTGGCGGAGGTTCA is a genomic window of Verrucomicrobiales bacterium containing:
- a CDS encoding SMI1/KNR4 family protein yields the protein MLSPDAKQKIQEHIVAMPESLRREPATEEELREFEASYGAIPSDYRWFLLACGGGHFGAEEVDDIVHLTKSHAKFRREFGPPRGWTMRDVFIIGWDGAGNPFGIEAASGRVVVEDHNFGGIHELAPSLEEFMLRGLWR